Proteins encoded in a region of the Neodiprion virginianus isolate iyNeoVirg1 chromosome 2, iyNeoVirg1.1, whole genome shotgun sequence genome:
- the LOC124297898 gene encoding PHD finger protein rhinoceros isoform X2, with protein sequence MAQRGKRINRSDNDPASCPGAIKRRKCRLGPAVPSSLAAAAALGPSEEEETMASSSQGGASWTPRPLSDIKSTIYNRSATEAPAELFRKDLISAMKLPDSEPLSPNEYWVITDQWKQEWERGVQVPVNPDSLPEPAVTVTQTSPSNKLHGEFKLPKKFIRISRDDWFNSEDHHLSTTPARAEKACAYDLDDTDIAWLGVLNGERAQAGQSSITEPQLERVIEELEVCCWERIQTIVKNEEGLGIEFDENVICDVCRSPDSEEGNEMVFCDCCNICVHQACYGITSIPEGSWLCRTCSLSQRPDCVLCPNKGGAMKCTRSGQKWAHVSCALWIPEVSIGCVERMEPITKISSIPQSRWALICVLCRERVGACIQCSIKTCKTAYHVTCAFKHGLEMKAIIEDEMADDGVKLRSYCQKHSRTNTKDKVGVGGAVGGSSGKGASDSEDGEARKRKRKDMTSEEKNQARAAKLQEIEAEFDKHVSLKDITSQQLDVDPDGIVYIYNYWKLKRRAGHNKPLLAPRCGELSGAGARAQGQAADLEKMRTFVQLRQDLERVRNLCYMVGRREKLCRTFLKLREQTFHKQALIMSGSLLPPTAAAAVLEANHGPSIYDRLYSDPYSNDHTHDFDVIVARIAGIKSPTPVSSDEKKIQTDFNGASKENSKIDNPYKRLYLNGSVRRKSLYDSDLSSISHSETDTAKPTVKSPNKNLNKTPKLELNTDTSTEEESAPSKPQTNRRKNKKTNVPGRSRTALHDSSESDKTDTHVGKLRTLQQMERELEGGGSASDSDDLLPLGSTSASRLGPSHAAAIYSDTDSDSQEHAHGAVLRTKAAVKEFSAADISKNSQKNFATKDTSRQDHSADEIPKSKDNNAKVLKKKEYVPTALIVPQRQAAKKASEIMQRSQSKKDPSIEPDMTKSPTDEVKVAKSVKQKSGKPRDGKVNKDSKNNDIYDFDKEFGDGSEILAYVPQRQAAKKAAEHIKSGMGTKVGQPEVAEIPEVKTKKDSPEQPRKKELKKEETPKKEEASKKTRKLQQESLVPSILSSNSDGSSSSSCSSSSDSSSDSDECKTTAQNVPTTPAIELANSPSTSSDTDNSNEVKAKTLNKRHYNKTADNATDSDTTQKKSVGRKVKKLPDKKLKTSDGRHGPEFQPPPFEREESSRFSASKEHQPQHPPAPQQQQQQQPHDRKSDQRESTKKVITPQHQHSNQSSPLSGSRDNDGARNLLGPKSAKKTNQISKQPHQQQSTSTRKDEASAITKTKVDARKRKSSEVPQKEEKNSKSLASLKKIEKKVTDTRQIETEKCDSKNDTNISELDTSKNLLEETALKTDDKKYKKTAAKSSVNTLEEEIKQRKAERDSPKKSSRGLDKLLEKREHLDKLSKAKNSDVKIEKEIRKDSESIHKDEYHPKIVTTESVKNEHYKHHPGSNNDVGTTLPDVDRRSSDFSEIISDQYPECKKKSEDKIDTRTEISIQDTEMSTANVDTKETRDNTVSKCTSEKLEASEKDCHKRRKSTNRSIFSPQHAGKDPSVSEFFDFEHDILTVDDMVNDDGFGIPRDPEERAPPLTFSFNNELWFKEDSKEDSARETLHLVEKLRMELSKKSNTGQPELESVAIEEEVKKEEILLEKPTEQISSNKELKLKEPEPEPMSDVKHNDSINQISDDLDCKNQSIEEKDKSCYTHNNEPYAPYNNEGRETGKVTVAEREKLDRAEADERWVPPSMENFNPNEVHLNTLIESQNHRYSGHEYPNDAVMSESNNEVLVHPQINMNIQEQYQLFQQTHQLMHPAQHVDPHPEARVPPIQIIDQQVGQLPSQIVDEITPMEIVNRHLIEPPNSEEDQVNDIEAQVLEKDEMSSDMRQDYNQGGSPYNDISNSRQDTRWAESQVLPSRRSTSSSITSASSNEDPSTIPSYKNMAPIPFPPRSMETGAYHSYSEPSTYAGPVSLFPPQSCAASLPYPSPGTGMFPPPFGAPFPTSGSLLPHVSKPLEDSLNMQASPLTAAFTSSSHNMALTAAMVSPTKIPTPPPPPPIISEQEQTQEVHQQQQLQQQQLQELQQQPSPPVVPMPFLNNMSETPVSDSVVDTLQEMLIENKSTQPGKKSPAKPTRSSARVTSLQGKSPGKSPRQEASKTVPASKARSRASKSSQQAGYRNRGRGRGRGRGRGSHGTTAMSNVNIVNAMHNNEDTIRSKLVGTVYDFDSDEDSTNETNIADLRTMRERKKSTDVNDKRESLGILNEGLQTSHLSSPTLHKKYNDERRLSSPTAHDSAGIGDSEATTGQPFTDTVLPLLPGPVDMRTYNSTIDAQTSSIHTQAYANHLLGPFTSGSADQSLPDIDEDLEKELHSALIASKQSDPCRDGHISNPTAEAPSSNINESNKVLLTDSRNQLKVKIKGPFLDANYVPATSAPPLAQQAPVIITPAATNASVASGTSNLRRMRKKELLRQYCTQDMNMEDSTCGNITSAPITIPPVSRNVITIPKAVASMTSFPTREDYKAVVDANMEKKRRKERGGSFLDLPDEEGASDRRRGVGASNIDRRRGRQTRPSATTVTNSGLAPKLKIKIGNSIIGQELGNVQQDDRSRIRPPKKRLSSISSLPTMEELKRESMKFRRMIMAGFDNDEKPKVKSKKDKNGKRKKKQSNKKEGHVEIVGDGPAPPKLIIRLGKGTNSATNVHETTSNEVPSINPVGIVDGDKASRVNHPDNQDSRVGPPPPEPSKEEVGYPLDSRVDEKLPTDPNASITSLRNVRSAKVTPIRLKLTRCQEGYELKAPVVSSACDDSGKVTSNLISRGEDVAVVDKESEESSTKQSSKEDDIPMLPQHTAHNSPGCPPAPLPQGCQVR encoded by the exons TGACACCGATATTGCATGGCTTGGAGTGCTCAATGGGGAAAGGGCGcag GCTGGTCAATCGTCTATAACTGAACCGCAACTGGAGCGTGTCATCGAAGAGCTTGAAGTTTGTTGTTGGGAGCGAATTCAAAcgattgtaaaaaatgaagaaggtCTTGGCatcgaatttgacgaaaatGTCATCTGCGATGTTTGTAGATCT CCTGATTCCGAAGAAGGTAACGAGATGGTGTTCTGCGATTGCTGCAACATTTGCGTACACCAGGCCTGTTATGGGATCACTTCAATACCTGAGGGCTCCTGGTTGTGTAGGACATGTTCTCTGAGCCAACGTCCGGATTGTGTTTTGTGTCCAAACAAAGGTGGTGCAATGAAGTGTACACGAAGTGGACAAAAATGGGCACACGTTTCTTGTGCTTTGTGGATACCTGAAGTCAGCATTGGTTGTGTTGAAAGAATGGAGCCAATCACCAAAATATCTAGTATTCCG caAAGCAGATGGGCACTCATATGCGTGTTGTGTCGCGAACGCGTTGGTGCTTGCATTCAATGCAGcataaaaacttgtaaaaCAGCGTATCACGTTACCTGTGCTTTCAAACACGGACTTGAGATGAAGGCAATAATCGAAGACGAAATGGCAGATGATGGTGTTAAATTAAGA TCATACTGTCAGAAGCATAGTAGAACCAACACTAAAGACAAAGTTGGCGTCGGAGGAGCTGTAGGTGGTAGTAGTGGGAAAGGTGCTTCCGATTCTGAAGACGGTGAGGCGAGGAAACGAAAGCGCAAGGATATGACGTCGGAAGAAAAGAATCAAGCACGTGCAGCTAA GCTGCAAGAAATTGAAGCAGAGTTCGATAAGCATGTCAGTCTCAAAGACATTACTTCTCAACAACTAGACGTTGACCCAGATGgcattgtttatatttataattactgGAAGTTGAAGAGAAGA GCTGGACATAACAAGCCATTATTGGCACCACGATGCGGTGAACTATCAGGTGCTGGTGCTCGAGCTCAAGGACAAGCTGCGGATTTGGAAAAAATGCGTACGTTTGTACAGCTACGTCAAGACCTTGAACGCGTAAGGAATCTTTGTTACATGGTGGGAAGACGTGAGAAACTATGTCGTACATTCTTGAAACTACGCGAGCAAACTTTTCATAAGCAAGCTCTGATTATGTCTGGGTCATTGTTACCTCCGACTGCAGCAGCTGCGGTACTAGAAGCTAATCATGGGCCTTCGATATACGATCGCTTGTACTCTGATCCGTACTCCAATGATCATACACATGATTTTGATGTTATCGTTGCAAGAATTGCAGGGATCAAATCCCCCACGCCAGTATCTAGCGacgagaagaaaattcaaactgattTTAACGGAGCGTCGaaagaaaattctaaaatagATAATCCGTATAAGAGGCTATACCTGAACGGCTcggtgagaagaaaaagtttaTACGACAGTGATTTGTCATCCATTAGCCATAGCGAAACGGATACTGCTAAACCAACAGTTAAATCgccaaataaaaatttgaacaaaacaCCGAAGCTTGAACTAAACACTGATACAAGTACAGAAGAAGAGTCTGCTCCATCTAAACCACAAACCaataggagaaaaaataagaaaactaatGTTCCTGGTCGTTCTCGGACTGCACTACATGACAGTAGTGAAAGCGACAAAACGGATACGCACGTAGGCAAGTTACGTACCTTGCAACAAATGGAGAGGGAGCTTGAAGGAGGCGGTTCTGCTAGTGACAGTGATGACCTGCTACCGCTTGGTAGTACATCTGCCTCACGTCTTGGTCCGTCTCACGCTGCTGCCATATACTCAGATACTGATTCCGATTCACAGGAGCATGCACACGGAGCTGTTCTTCGAACGAAGGCTGCTGTAAAGGAATTTTCAGCTGCCGATATATCGAAAAATTCGCAAAAGAATTTTGCCACTAAAGATACATCACGTCAAGATCATTCAGCAGATGAAATTCCCAAGAGCAAGGATAATAATGCAAAGGTGTTGAAGAAGAAGGAATATGTCCCAACTGCTTTGATAGTACCGCAAAGGCAAGCAGCTAAAAAGGCATCCGAAATTATGCAAAGATCTCAGAGCAAAAAGGATCCTTCGATAGAGCCAGATATGACAAAATCTCCTACAGATGAAGTAAAGGTTGCTAAATCTGTGAAGCAGAAATCAGGTAAACCGAGGGATGGTAAAGTTAATAAGGAttctaaaaataacgatatttaTGATTTTGATAAGGAGTTTGGGGATGGTTCGGAAATTCTTGCATATGTACCGCAAAGGCAAGCAGCCAAAAAAGCAGCAGAACATATTAAAAGTGGCATGGGTACAAAGGTTGGTCAACCAGAGGTGGCAGAAATACCTGAAgtgaaaacgaagaaagattctcCAGAACAACCTAGgaagaaagaattgaaaaaagaagaaacaccGAAGAAAGAAGAGGCATCgaagaaaacgagaaaattgCAGCAGGAAAGCTTGGTACCTTCAATATTGTCCAGTAACAGTGATGGTAGTAGCAGTAGTAGTTGCAGTAGTTCTTCCGACAGTAGTAGCGACTCTGACGAGTGCAAAACTACTGCACAAAATGTTCCTACTACACCTGCTATTGAGCTAGCTAACTCACCATCTACCTCCTCCGATACAGATAACAGTAACGAAGTTAAAGCAAAGACGCTCAATAAACGGCATTACAACAAAACTGCAGATAACGCAACGGATTCCGATACTACGCAGAAAAAGTCGGTTGGCCGAAAAGTCAAAAAGCTGCCCGATAAGAAGCTTAAAACTTCCGACGGGCGGCATGGACCCGAATTTCAGCCGCCGCCTTTTGAGAGAGAAGAATCAAGTAGATTCTCAGCGTCCAAAGAACATCAACCTCAACACCCACCAGCaccacaacaacaacaacaacaacaaccacaTGATAGAAAGTCAGATCAAAGAGAATCGACCAAAAAAGTTATCACCCCACAACATCAGCATTCAAACCAGAGCAGTCCACTCAGTGGGAGTCGAGATAATGATGGGGCACGAAATCTACTTGGGCCCAAGTCTGCAAAGAAAACAAATCAGATTTCCAAACAGCCACATCAGCAGCAATCAACTTCTACAAGAAAAGACGAAGCAAGTGCcattacaaaaacaaaagttgaTGCTCGTAAACGAAAATCAAGCGAAGTACCTcaaaaagaggaaaagaacAGCAAAAGTCTGGCTTCGCTCAAGAAAATAGAGAAGAAGGTAACTGACACTCGACAGATAGAAACTGAAAAGTGTGACAGCAAAAATGACACTAATATTAGTGAACTAGACACATCTAAAAACCTACTAGAAGAGACCGCCCTAAAGactgatgataaaaaatacaaaaagaCTGCTGCAAAAAGCTCAGTCAATACATTAGAGGAAGAAATAAAGCAAAGGAAAGCTGAACGAGATAGTCCCAAGAAATCATCCAGAGGTTTAGACAAACTTCTCGAAAAAAGAGAACACCTCGATAAGTTATCTAAAGCCAAGAACTCTGATGTTAagatagagaaagaaattCGCAAGGATTCTGAAAGTATACACAAGGACGAATACCATCCAAAGATTGTTACAACAGAATCAGTTAAGAATGAGCATTACAAACATCATCCAGGTAGCAATAATGATGTAGGAACTACATTACCAGATGTTGATAGGAGGTCGAGTGATTTTAGTGAAATAATATCTGATCAATATCCAGAGTGTAAGAAGAAAAGTGAAGACAAAATTGATACGCGCACAGAAATATCAATCCAAGATACTGAGATGTCGACAGCAAATGTTGACACGAAAGAAACTAGAGACAACACTGTGTCAAAATGTACATCGGAGAAGCTTGAAGCAAGTGAAAAAGACTGCCATAAACGAAGAAAATCTACGAATCGTTCGATATTTTCACCCCAGCATGCAGGAAAAGATCCGAGTGTATCCGAATTTTTCGACTTTGAACATGATATATTAACTGTCGATGATATGGTAAATGATGATGGGTTCGGTATACCACGTGATCCAGAAGAACGCGCTCCGCCACTCACGTTTTCCTTTAATAACGAACTTTGGTTCAAGGAAGACTCTAAGGAAGATAGCGCAAGAGAAACTCTACAtctggttgaaaaattgagaatggagctatcgaaaaaatcaaatactGGACAACCTGAGCTGGAATCTGTAGCGATAGAAGAGGAGGTTAAGAAAGAAGAGATTCTACTGGAAAAGCCTACAGAACAAATTTCATCGAACAAGGAACTTAAGTTAAAAGAGCCGGAACCCGAACCTATGTCTGATGTGAAACATAATGATAGTATTAACCAAATATCTGATGACTTGGATTGCAAAAATCAAAGTATAGAGGAAAAAGACAAATCATGTTATACACATAATAATGAGCCCTATGCACCATACAATAACGAAGGACGTGAAACTGGGAAGGTCACTGTTGCAGAAAGAGAAAAGTTGGATAGGGCTGAAGCTGATGAACGATGGGTACCGCCAAGtatggaaaatttcaatcctaaTGAAGTGCATCTCAACACGCTTATAGAAAGTCAGAATCATCGCTACAGCGGACATGAATATCCGAATGATGCTGTAATGTCAGAAAGCAATAATGAGGTGCTTGTGCATCCACAAATTAATATGAATATTCAAGAACAGTATCAGCTGTTTCAGCAAACGCATCAGCTCATGCACCCAGCGCAACATGTCGATCCACATCCCGAGGCCAGAGTGCCACCAATTCAAATTATTGATCAACAAGTTGGACAATTACCAAGTCAAATCGTTGATGAAATAACACCAATGGAAATCGTGAACAGACATCTGATCGAACCACCCAACTCGGAGGAAGATCAAGTTAATGATATTGAAGCTCAAGTCTTAGAAAAAGACGAAATGTCGTCGGACATGAGGCAGGATTATAATCAAGGCGGATCACCTTACAATGATATTAGCAACTCACGTCAGGATACTAGGTGGGCAGAGAGCCAAGTATTACCTTCACGTCGTTCTACGTCATCGTCAATTACATCTGCTTCCTCGAATGAAGATCCGTCTACTATTCCATCGTACAAAAATATGGCTCCAATTCCTTTCCCGCCACGTTCTATGGAGACGGGAGCCTATCATTCCTATTCGGAGCCAAGTACGTATGCTGGTCCAGTTTCATTATTTCCACCTCAGTCCTGTGCAGCATCATTACCGTATCCGTCACCAGGCACAGGCATGTTTCCTCCACCTTTTGGAGCACCTTTTCCCACCTCTGGATCTCTCTTACCACATGTATCAAAGCCTCTGGAGGATTCTCTCAATATGCAAGCATCACCACTTACAGCAGCATTTACCTCTTCATCTCATAATATGGCTCTGACCGCAGCCATGGTATCACCTACAAAGATTCCAACtcctccaccaccaccacctaTAATCTCGGAACAAGAACAGACTCAGGAAGTACATCAACAGCAACAATTGCAACAGCAACAACTTCAAGAATTACAACAACAGCCAAGTCCTCCTGTGGTACCAATGCCTTTCTTGAACAATATGTCTGAAACCCCAGTGTCCGACTCAGTTGTTGATACCCTTCAGGAGatgttaattgaaaataaatctacGCAACCAGGAAAGAAATCTCCTGCAAAACCAACGAGATCTTCAGCCAGAGTAACATCCTTACAGGGAAAATCTCCTGGAAAGTCACCACGTCAAGAAGCTTCAAAGACTGTTCCAGCTTCTAAAGCACGTAGCAGAGCTTCGAAATCTTCGCAACAAGCCGGTTACAGGAATCGTGGACGAGGCCGAGGTCGGGGACGCGGACGCGGTAGTCATGGAACAACTGCAATGTCGAATGTCAATATTGTGAATGCAATGCACAATAACGAAGATACCATACGTAGCAAGTTAGTGGGAACTGTGTATGATTTTGATTCCGATGAAGATTCTACAAATGAAACAAACATCGCAGACCTGCGTACTATGCGCGAGAGGAAGAAATCCACGGATGTAAACGACAAACGGGAAAGTTTGGGTATACTAAATGAGGGTTTACAAACTTCTCATTTATCTAGTCCTACTTTACATAAGAAATATAATGATGAGAGAAGGCTGTCATCGCCAACAGCTCATGACAGTGCTGGCATAGGAGATTCTGAAGCCACAACAGGGCAGCCATTTACTGACACCGTATTACCGCTGCTACCAGGACCAGTTGATATGAGAACCTATAACTCAACAATTGATGCACAAACATCGTCGATACACACACAAGCATATGCAAATCATTTACTAGGCCCCTTTACAAGTGGATCTGCGGACCAATCATTACCGGATATTGATGAAGACCTAGAGAAAGAATTACATTCCGCTCTTATAGCAAGCAAGCAATCCGACCCATGCAGAGATGGCCATATATCCAATCCAACCGCAGAAGCACCTTCGTCAAACATAAATGAGTCCAATAAAGTACTGCTTACAGATTCTCGTAATCAGTTGAAAGTTAAAATTAAGGGCCCATTCTTGGACGCTAATTATGTACCCGCGACTTCTGCACCTCCACTTGCACAACAAGCACCCGTTATTATAACTCCTGCAGCAACTAACGCCTCAGTTGCTTCGGGAACGTCGAATCTGCgtagaatgagaaaaaaagaactctTACGGCAGTACTGTACTCAAGATATGAACATGGAAGATTCTACTTGTGGCAATATAACTTCGGCACCAATTACAATACCACCTGTTAGTCGAAATGTAATTACTATTCCTAAGGCAGTTGCATCTATGACTAGCTTCCCAACTAGGGAGGATTACAAAGCAGTCGTCGATGCAAacatggagaaaaaaagaagaaaggaaagagGGGGAAGTTTCCTTGATTTACCTGACGAAGAAGGTGCGTCGGACAGGCGGCGTGGTGTAGGTGCCAGTAATATAGatagaagaagaggaagacaAACAAGACCTTCAGCAACCACAGTAACAAATAGCGGTCTTGCTCCTAAgcttaaaataaaaatcggcAATAGCATAATTGGACAGGAATTGGGCAACGTGCAACAAGATGATCGTAGTAGAATAAGACCGCCAAAGAAAAGATTAAGCAGTATTTCTAGCTTGCCGACAATGGAAGAATTAAAAAGAGAATCGATGAAATTCCGTCGAATGATTATGGCGGGATTCGATAACGACGAGAAGCCTAAAGTCAAGAGTAAAAAAGATAAGAATGgtaagaggaaaaagaaacaatctAACAAAAAAGAGGGACATGTAGAAATTGTGGGCGATGGCCCTGCCCCTCCAAAATTGATCATTAGATTAGGGAAAGGCACCAACTCAGCAACTAATGTTCACGAAACTACGTCAAATGAGGTGCCCAGCATCAATCCGGTTGGCATAGTTGACGGAGACAAGGCAAGCAGAGTCAATCATCCTGATAACCAAGACAGTCGAGTTGGTCCTCCGCCACCTGAACCGTCGAAGGAAGAAGTGGGCTACCCCCTGGATAGTcgagttgatgaaaaattgccaaCTGATCCAAATGCCAGTATAACTTCATTAAGGAATGTCCGTTCTGCAAAAGTCACACCCATAAGGTTAAAATTAACTAGATGCCAAGAAGGATATGAACTGAAAGCACCGGTGGTCAGTAGTGCGTGCGACGACAGTGGTAAAGTGACCTCAAATTTAATATCCAGAGGGGAAGATGTGGCCGTTGTTGATAAGGAGAGCGAGGAATCCTCAACAAAGCAATCTTCCAAGGAGGACGATATTCCTATGCTGCCTCAACATACTGCTCACAACTCTCCAGGCTGTCCGCCTGCACCACTCCCACAGGGATGCCAAGTTAGGtga